Proteins co-encoded in one Maylandia zebra isolate NMK-2024a linkage group LG16, Mzebra_GT3a, whole genome shotgun sequence genomic window:
- the atp6ap2 gene encoding renin receptor, with protein MSVKILRRMESVFTVTLTFYCLFTVGVHGDSFTVLQAPEFVSFQKGDWPVSGEKIPDLVALTMGFSVQEDLLWPGLQAGPLFQRPRANILVVVRGVDSLALPQSVASYPLENPVPFTMDSVAETVHSLFAEDTPVVLQLAPSEERLYMLGKANAVFEDLPVTLQQIRARLSQDGSVLSSLPLNSLSRNAEADLLFLSEVQVLHDITALLQRHRHLAKDHSPDLYSLELSGLEELSRLYGPDSPQYRDATALLASVLQKFGQDVYGLYGNSSVVEVVTVKAFEAPLTRKSRSILESRQISNRGSLYNLAHKYDVEYAVVFNIVLWLMIVLALAVIVIAYNLWNMDPGYDSIIYRMTNQKIRMD; from the exons atgtcTGTGAAGATCTTGCGAAGGATGGAGTCTGTTTTTACCGTCACTTTGACCTTCTACTGTCTGTTCACAGTCG GTGTCCATGGagacagcttcactgtgctgcaGGCTCCAGAGTTTGTGTCCTTCCAGAAAGGTGACTGGCCGGTTTCTGGAGAGAAGATTCCAGACCTTGTGGCTTTAACCATGGGCTTCTCAGTTCAAGAG GATCTATTGTGGCCAGGCCTCCAGGCTGGTCCGTTGTTCCAGCGGCCCCGGGCCAACATTCTTGTTGTGGTGAGAGGAGTGGATAGCCTGGCTCTGCCTCAGAGCGTGGCCTCATATCCCCTGGAGAAT CCCGTTCCCTTCACCATGGATAGTGTTGCAGAGACTGTACACTCTTTGTTTGCTGAGGACACCCCTGTAGTCCTCCAGCTGGCCCCCAGTGAGGAG CGGCTCTATATGCTCGGCAAGGCCAATGCTGTGTTTGAGGACTTACCCGTCACGTTGCAGCAGATCCGGGCCCGTCTGTCCCAGGATGGCTCAGTGCTGTCTTCTCTTCCCCTCAACTCTCTCAGCAGAAATGCAGAG GCCGATTTGCTCTTCCTGTCTGAAGTCCAAGTACTGCATGATATCACCGCTCTG CTGCAGAGACACAGACATTTGGCTAAGGACCACTCCCCTGACCTGTACTCGTTGGAGCTGTCTGGCTTGGAGGAGCTGAGCCGGCTCTATGGTCCAGACTCCCCTCAGTACCGCGATGCCACGGCCCTTCTCGCTTCTGTCCTTCAGAAG tttggGCAGGATGTGTATGGTCTCTATGGCAACAGCTCTGTGGTGGAGGTCGTTACAGTGAAGGCCTTTGAAGCTCCTTTAACCAGGAAGTCCCGCTCAATCCTGGAATCCAGACAGATT AGTAACCGAGGCAGCCTCTACAACCTGGCTCACAAGTACGACGTCGAGTACGCCGTGGTCTTCAACATCGTGCTGTGGCTCATGATCGTTCTCGCACTCGCTGTCATCGTCATCGCTTACAACCTGTGGAACATGGACCCGGGCTACGACAGCATCATCTACAGGATGACCAATCAGAAGATCAGGATGGACTAA